Proteins encoded by one window of Candidatus Brocadia sp.:
- a CDS encoding response regulator, with the protein MKARILVIDDEENIRFTFESFLLDEGYGVTTARDYNEALEMIDESDFDLIFADIILDDKSGIDILRYIKEKNLSCPVVMITGAPDIETASDALRVGAFDYIPKPVLQDTLLRVTKVALQHKMLADEKEKYRKNLEAIFRSVKDAIITVDKDLLVVELNEAAKNICDLSRVSIGKSMSLLQRHCDEKCLDALKETIRTKQPIEICNLECKHNSHPQQVVSIATYPLLDNKGIFSGAVLVVRDDTHLVDLERDMRERRKFYNIIGKSKKMQAIYSLIEDLADVQTTVLITGESGTGKELVAEALHYTGERNHKPLVKVNCSALSENLLESELFGHVKGAFTGASQNRAGRFQKADGGTIFLDEIGDISPRIQLQLLRVLQEKEFERVGDSNPIKVDVRVVAATNQNIREKVRRGEFREDLYYRLKVVEMNLPPLRDRLEDLPQLVKHFFKKFNKKLDKDIAAISADVQKIFMNYSWPGNVRELEHTLEHAFILCHQNIITVDHLPLAFKDVIGTKSHPKDVIPDESKVILRALERSAWNKARAARLLGMSRRTIYRKMKEYKIRIQDK; encoded by the coding sequence ATGAAGGCAAGAATTCTTGTAATCGATGATGAAGAGAATATCAGATTTACCTTTGAAAGCTTCCTTTTAGATGAGGGATATGGGGTGACAACTGCCAGGGACTATAACGAGGCCTTGGAAATGATTGATGAATCTGATTTTGATTTGATATTTGCAGACATTATTTTAGACGATAAAAGTGGCATTGATATCCTGAGATATATTAAGGAAAAAAATCTCTCTTGTCCGGTTGTCATGATTACCGGTGCTCCTGATATTGAGACTGCTTCGGATGCACTCCGGGTGGGTGCCTTCGATTATATTCCTAAACCCGTGCTTCAAGATACCTTATTGCGTGTTACAAAGGTAGCATTACAGCATAAAATGCTGGCAGATGAAAAGGAGAAATATCGAAAAAACCTTGAGGCAATATTCAGAAGTGTAAAGGATGCAATTATTACCGTTGATAAGGATTTGTTAGTAGTCGAATTAAATGAAGCAGCCAAAAATATTTGTGACTTATCTCGTGTCTCTATTGGGAAATCAATGAGTTTGCTTCAGAGACATTGTGATGAGAAGTGTCTCGATGCCCTTAAAGAAACCATCAGGACAAAGCAACCCATTGAAATTTGTAATCTCGAATGCAAGCACAACTCTCATCCACAGCAGGTTGTAAGCATTGCTACCTACCCACTTTTGGATAATAAAGGCATCTTTTCCGGGGCAGTTTTAGTGGTAAGAGACGATACTCATCTGGTTGATCTGGAAAGGGATATGAGAGAACGCAGGAAATTCTACAATATTATAGGAAAAAGTAAGAAGATGCAGGCGATTTACTCTTTGATAGAAGACCTTGCCGATGTTCAGACTACAGTCCTAATAACGGGAGAAAGTGGGACAGGTAAAGAGCTGGTAGCTGAGGCGCTCCATTACACCGGAGAACGCAACCACAAACCACTGGTCAAAGTAAACTGCTCAGCTTTGTCAGAGAATTTACTTGAAAGCGAACTCTTTGGCCATGTTAAGGGTGCCTTTACTGGTGCTTCTCAGAATAGGGCTGGCAGATTTCAGAAGGCAGATGGTGGAACCATATTTTTGGATGAAATTGGTGATATATCTCCCAGGATACAACTCCAGCTGTTGAGGGTATTACAGGAAAAAGAATTTGAGCGTGTCGGAGACTCGAATCCCATCAAAGTGGATGTCAGAGTTGTTGCCGCTACGAACCAGAATATTCGGGAAAAAGTCAGGCGCGGTGAGTTTCGGGAAGATCTGTATTATCGGCTTAAAGTAGTGGAAATGAATCTACCACCGTTAAGGGACAGGCTGGAAGATTTACCGCAACTGGTAAAACACTTTTTTAAAAAGTTTAATAAAAAGCTAGATAAGGATATTGCCGCAATATCTGCTGATGTCCAAAAAATATTTATGAATTATTCATGGCCAGGTAATGTTCGGGAACTGGAACATACCCTGGAACATGCATTTATCCTCTGCCATCAAAACATAATTACTGTAGATCATCTGCCACTTGCTTTTAAAGACGTAATTGGAACTAAATCTCATCCCAAAGATGTAATACCTGACGAATCAAAGGTTATCCTTCGGGCACTGGAACGATCTGCATGGAACAAGGCCAGGGCTGCCCGGCTGTTGGGCATGAGCCGACGTACTATCTATCGAAAAATGAAAGAGTACAAGATAAGGATACAAGATAAATGA
- a CDS encoding radical SAM protein, with protein sequence MKRLVLINPHPIGNVGEENVSVLNQMPVNLGYLKVITPKHWQVDIIDETQELAIDENTGEITFGGADLVGITSVSYQAHRAYQIATACKKRGIPVIMGGIHATSYPEEAAKYVDCVVTREAVTTWEKIIGDFEKGRLQKRYDGVLTPMELYQGLRPDRKYLKDKYKYRYSGIITTAGCPFSCEFCSVPQFQGRKYRERPIEDVLDEFESIKGQYRGLILTDENFYGHSKKSNERVRDLFKGMVERGIYQNWFGFTSLNIYKDDETLEYMMKSGCVGVLIGIESINEEALKTMNKNVNLRISIENYFEAIANIRKHGLAVWGTMVFGNDADTPETFKQVADFVLDSHVDIMTCGILCPFINTPLYHRLNGEGRLFRTNFPEDWKYYTSHHLTYILKNMSLQELIDGFQYLYDRIYATEVLRQRFQNAKEILKDNMNAAMFAFRVNLDWQSVYQHLIQNLKELQTSGFYEEALKRYNQSKRAGKKADLTPIEVSP encoded by the coding sequence ATGAAAAGACTTGTATTAATCAATCCACATCCAATTGGAAATGTTGGTGAGGAAAATGTTTCTGTATTAAACCAAATGCCGGTGAATCTCGGCTATCTGAAGGTAATAACACCAAAACACTGGCAAGTCGATATCATCGATGAAACTCAGGAGCTTGCGATTGATGAAAATACAGGGGAGATTACTTTTGGGGGGGCTGACCTGGTTGGCATTACTTCGGTGAGTTATCAGGCCCATCGTGCATATCAAATAGCTACTGCTTGTAAAAAGCGGGGTATTCCGGTGATTATGGGCGGTATTCACGCAACAAGTTACCCGGAAGAGGCGGCAAAATATGTGGATTGTGTTGTGACCAGGGAAGCTGTAACCACATGGGAAAAGATCATTGGTGATTTTGAAAAAGGCCGTCTCCAAAAAAGATACGATGGTGTTCTGACACCCATGGAGTTATATCAGGGATTGCGTCCGGATAGAAAGTATTTGAAGGATAAGTATAAATACCGATATTCAGGTATCATAACGACAGCAGGATGCCCCTTTAGCTGTGAGTTTTGTTCTGTCCCTCAGTTTCAGGGAAGGAAATATCGTGAAAGACCCATCGAGGATGTCCTTGATGAGTTCGAATCCATTAAGGGACAATATCGCGGTTTGATCCTGACGGACGAAAACTTTTACGGGCACAGCAAAAAGTCCAACGAGCGTGTCCGGGACCTTTTTAAGGGTATGGTGGAAAGGGGTATTTACCAGAACTGGTTTGGTTTTACCTCCCTTAATATTTATAAAGACGACGAAACCCTTGAATACATGATGAAAAGTGGATGTGTTGGGGTATTAATTGGGATTGAATCCATCAACGAAGAAGCCTTGAAAACGATGAACAAGAATGTAAATTTGCGCATCTCTATTGAGAATTATTTTGAGGCCATCGCTAATATCCGCAAACACGGCCTTGCCGTGTGGGGGACAATGGTCTTTGGAAATGATGCCGATACCCCGGAAACCTTTAAGCAGGTTGCCGATTTTGTTCTGGATTCCCATGTTGATATTATGACCTGCGGCATTTTGTGTCCATTTATTAATACGCCGCTTTATCACAGGTTGAACGGAGAGGGAAGACTTTTCAGGACAAACTTTCCGGAGGACTGGAAATATTATACATCTCACCACCTCACGTATATCCTCAAAAACATGTCTCTTCAGGAACTTATTGATGGCTTTCAATATTTGTATGACAGGATTTACGCCACGGAGGTATTGCGGCAGAGATTTCAGAATGCAAAAGAGATATTAAAGGATAATATGAATGCCGCCATGTTTGCATTCAGGGTAAATTTGGATTGGCAGTCCGTTTATCAGCATCTGATCCAAAATCTAAAAGAATTGCAGACATCTGGGTTCTATGAAGAGGCATTAAAACGATATAATCAATCGAAAAGAGCTGGGAAAAAGGCGGATTTGACACCGATTGAGGTATCACCCTGA
- a CDS encoding DUF2325 domain-containing protein: MSVIIVGGDHLGSIPRELDKLGITDIQHLTGRNGQKIRGRIPEKADFIILLYDFVNHNLAYKIKKFAGNRGIPIIYAKRSWSSIYQKMKDSQIQFF, translated from the coding sequence ATGTCAGTAATAATTGTAGGGGGTGATCATCTGGGAAGTATCCCAAGAGAGCTTGACAAACTGGGGATAACAGATATTCAGCATTTAACTGGTAGGAATGGGCAAAAGATCCGTGGGAGAATTCCAGAAAAGGCCGATTTTATTATTCTCCTGTATGATTTTGTTAATCATAACCTGGCTTATAAGATAAAGAAATTTGCCGGCAATCGGGGGATACCTATCATCTATGCAAAAAGATCCTGGTCATCCATATATCAAAAGATGAAGGATAGTCAGATACAATTTTTCTAG
- the acpS gene encoding holo-[acyl-carrier-protein] synthase: MYVGIDIIEIRRIEKLFSANEDFLKRIYTEKEVEYCKQKKNKYQHFAARFASKEAMFKALGTGWVGKMKWTDIELLNDEMGRPYLNLYGSVKELADKKRINTIAVSLSHCQDYAIAQVLLVPKAMPEVLSGD, from the coding sequence ATGTATGTTGGTATTGATATTATAGAAATAAGACGTATTGAGAAGTTGTTTTCTGCTAATGAGGATTTTTTAAAGAGGATTTACACCGAAAAAGAGGTAGAGTACTGCAAACAAAAGAAGAATAAATATCAACATTTTGCAGCTCGTTTCGCCTCGAAAGAGGCAATGTTCAAGGCTCTGGGAACTGGTTGGGTCGGTAAAATGAAATGGACGGATATTGAGCTCTTAAATGACGAAATGGGCAGACCCTATTTGAATCTTTATGGCAGTGTAAAAGAATTGGCAGACAAGAAACGGATCAACACTATAGCTGTATCATTATCCCACTGTCAGGATTACGCTATTGCCCAGGTTTTGTTAGTACCAAAGGCAATGCCAGAAGTTTTGTCTGGTGACTGA
- a CDS encoding HD domain-containing protein, translated as MEMPKIVYKLMENELMRLLFSGVTDLTYIYDTEGNVLFVNKIFEKFTGHRPEEFYGKPFATLFDEDNLKKAMDAFTSTLKGESPQYELCFKNTKILCEYRNFPLRDEKGKLIGVMGIARDITARKQAEEGLLVLNESLEKRMIEHSSRLMELNEELMGEIDARKRQENESKQSIEKLQKSLRGIIQTLALTVESRDPYSAGHQKRVAHLACCIAEEMSLSKDRIAGVRLAALLHDIGKISIPEEILNKSVQLTKAELSVIRNHTQVGYDILKEIEFPWSVAQIVLQHHERVNGSGYPFGLSGKDIHLEAKILSVADVIDAMTSPRPYRHPFPLDKALNEISHNRGILYDFNVVCACLAIFNEKAFKFEQENFSNSREIENLLLKV; from the coding sequence GTGGAAATGCCAAAGATTGTTTATAAATTGATGGAAAATGAGCTGATGAGATTGTTATTTTCCGGGGTGACAGACCTTACCTACATTTATGATACAGAGGGAAATGTTTTATTTGTAAATAAAATATTTGAAAAGTTTACGGGTCATAGACCAGAGGAATTTTACGGAAAACCATTCGCAACCCTTTTCGACGAAGATAACTTAAAAAAAGCGATGGATGCCTTTACGAGTACATTAAAAGGCGAGAGTCCTCAATATGAACTCTGTTTTAAGAATACAAAGATATTATGTGAGTATAGAAATTTTCCGTTGAGGGATGAAAAAGGGAAGCTTATTGGAGTTATGGGGATAGCCAGGGATATTACTGCTCGTAAACAGGCCGAAGAGGGGTTACTCGTGCTGAACGAATCTTTAGAGAAAAGAATGATTGAGCATTCATCGAGGCTTATGGAGTTGAATGAAGAATTAATGGGAGAAATCGATGCCCGGAAACGGCAGGAGAATGAATCGAAACAAAGTATTGAGAAACTGCAGAAGTCTTTAAGAGGTATTATTCAGACTTTGGCGCTAACAGTTGAGTCGAGGGATCCTTATTCAGCAGGCCACCAGAAACGGGTAGCCCACCTGGCTTGTTGTATAGCGGAAGAGATGTCTCTTTCAAAAGATAGGATTGCCGGGGTTCGTTTGGCTGCATTGCTCCATGATATAGGGAAAATATCCATACCTGAAGAAATTCTCAATAAGTCTGTCCAGCTTACTAAGGCTGAATTGAGTGTTATCAGGAACCACACACAGGTAGGTTATGATATATTGAAGGAAATAGAATTTCCCTGGTCGGTTGCCCAAATTGTGCTTCAACACCATGAAAGGGTTAACGGCTCCGGGTATCCTTTTGGTCTGTCAGGTAAAGATATTCACCTGGAAGCAAAAATTCTCAGTGTGGCCGACGTTATTGATGCTATGACTTCACCCCGACCTTATAGGCATCCCTTTCCTTTAGATAAGGCGTTAAATGAAATTTCACACAACAGAGGCATACTTTATGATTTTAATGTGGTATGTGCTTGTTTGGCTATTTTTAATGAAAAAGCATTTAAGTTTGAGCAAGAGAACTTTTCAAATTCAAGGGAAATAGAAAATCTTTTATTAAAAGTTTGA
- a CDS encoding beta-ketoacyl-[acyl-carrier-protein] synthase family protein: MAKVVITGLGLVTPVGTGVKQSWESFIQGRNGANEMKSFDTSKYKVHRSCEVKDFHLDVALENQIKENTIHKYVYYAAREALQESGLLHDKKSDRERFGIAIGTLAAELTPFERLLRLDTSKKDNGFDKTVAAVYPPNSITNVLAHYFDFEGPAMISLNACSSGNHAIAWAYDLLVDNKVDVVMVGGGDMIPQTEFTHFHNLKALAPDRCQPFDKNRQGLMIGEGAGILIMERYEFAKKRGATIIAEMAGYGLSCDGFHMTAPHPEGDGAVKCMSDALKMARLSPAQIGYINAHGTGTPHNDKTETIAIKRVFNEGAYKIPCSSTKSMIGHLMGAASAVESVVCCLVLRHGIVPPTINYETPDPECDLDYAPNAARELKVDHVLNNSFAFGGNNATTIFSRMS, encoded by the coding sequence ATGGCAAAGGTTGTAATTACAGGGTTAGGATTAGTTACACCCGTCGGGACTGGCGTAAAGCAAAGCTGGGAATCGTTTATCCAGGGCAGAAACGGGGCCAATGAGATGAAGTCCTTTGATACCTCTAAATACAAGGTGCATCGTTCCTGTGAGGTAAAGGATTTTCACTTAGATGTTGCATTAGAGAATCAGATCAAGGAAAACACTATCCATAAATACGTCTACTACGCAGCCAGAGAGGCACTCCAGGAAAGTGGTTTGTTACATGACAAGAAATCCGATCGGGAGCGGTTTGGTATTGCCATCGGAACGTTGGCAGCCGAATTAACGCCATTTGAAAGGCTCCTGCGGTTAGATACCTCGAAAAAAGACAATGGTTTTGATAAAACCGTTGCCGCAGTTTACCCGCCTAATTCGATTACCAATGTTCTCGCTCACTATTTTGATTTTGAAGGTCCGGCCATGATTTCGCTGAATGCCTGCTCATCGGGCAATCACGCCATTGCATGGGCGTATGACCTCCTTGTGGACAATAAGGTGGATGTGGTAATGGTTGGCGGCGGTGACATGATTCCTCAAACGGAATTTACCCACTTTCATAACCTCAAAGCCCTAGCTCCTGATCGCTGTCAGCCTTTCGATAAAAATCGTCAGGGGCTCATGATTGGGGAAGGGGCCGGGATACTGATTATGGAGCGTTACGAGTTTGCCAAAAAACGCGGGGCGACGATTATTGCGGAAATGGCTGGTTATGGCTTGAGCTGTGATGGATTTCACATGACGGCACCCCATCCTGAAGGAGATGGAGCGGTAAAATGCATGAGTGATGCGTTAAAGATGGCAAGGCTTTCTCCTGCACAAATTGGTTATATCAATGCCCATGGCACGGGTACACCCCATAACGATAAGACGGAAACTATTGCTATAAAACGTGTATTTAACGAGGGCGCATATAAGATTCCCTGCAGTTCCACCAAATCTATGATTGGTCATCTCATGGGCGCTGCGAGTGCCGTAGAATCGGTTGTTTGCTGTCTGGTACTGAGGCATGGAATAGTGCCTCCGACTATTAATTATGAAACACCAGACCCGGAATGCGATCTCGATTATGCACCCAATGCGGCACGTGAGTTAAAAGTGGATCACGTATTAAATAATTCCTTTGCCTTCGGTGGTAATAATGCTACGACAATATTTAGTAGGATGAGTTAA